A DNA window from Maribellus comscasis contains the following coding sequences:
- a CDS encoding sulfatase family protein has product MRNYVFSFFFLLILVSAGCTQKKETPPQQPNILFAIADDASWKHFGAYGCDWVKTPAFDRVANSGILFKNAYTPNAKCAPSRACILTGRNSWQLEEACNHSPHFPAKFKTYAEALGENGYFVGSVAKGWAPGDPGEINGKKRELTGPKFDEFTTTPPTNAINKNDYARNFEAFLEAKPEEKPFCFWYGSTEPHRAYEFESGIKKGGKNTGEIDEVPAFWPDVDTVRKDLLDYAFEIEYFDSHLQKMMEKLEEAGELENTIIVVTADNGMPFPRIKGQVYEYSNHLPLAIMWPNGIKNPGRVVDDFVNFIDFAPTYFEVAGINPEQAGMQAISGNSLTDIFYSEKEGKVNPDRNFVLVGKERHDVGRPNDEGYPVRGILTDGFLYLHNFKPDRWPLGNPETGYLNCDGSPTKTYLLDTRRKKGVMEYWQLNFGKRVEEELYNITEDPFCMNNLAKDENYSEVKTRLEDEMKQKLTQQNDPRILGNGDIFDNYEYSGAVKNYYNRYISGENVPAGWVNKTDYDSDLLEK; this is encoded by the coding sequence ATGAGAAATTATGTTTTTTCATTCTTTTTCTTACTTATTCTGGTAAGTGCAGGATGTACACAAAAAAAAGAAACTCCTCCGCAGCAACCCAACATTTTATTTGCTATTGCCGATGACGCTTCGTGGAAACATTTTGGCGCCTATGGCTGCGACTGGGTAAAAACTCCGGCTTTCGATCGGGTGGCAAACAGTGGAATTTTATTTAAAAATGCTTACACCCCCAATGCCAAGTGCGCACCGTCGAGGGCTTGTATCCTGACTGGGCGAAACAGCTGGCAGCTGGAAGAAGCCTGTAATCACTCCCCTCATTTCCCGGCCAAGTTCAAAACCTATGCTGAAGCTCTGGGAGAAAATGGCTATTTTGTTGGAAGTGTTGCCAAAGGATGGGCTCCGGGCGATCCGGGTGAAATCAACGGAAAAAAACGTGAACTCACGGGTCCAAAATTTGATGAATTTACAACCACTCCTCCAACCAATGCAATCAATAAAAACGATTATGCCCGTAACTTTGAGGCTTTTCTTGAAGCGAAACCCGAAGAAAAACCTTTCTGTTTTTGGTATGGAAGTACCGAGCCTCATCGTGCTTATGAATTTGAATCAGGTATAAAAAAAGGAGGAAAGAATACCGGAGAAATAGATGAAGTTCCAGCGTTTTGGCCTGATGTGGATACTGTGCGGAAAGACCTGCTCGACTATGCTTTTGAAATTGAATATTTTGACAGCCACCTTCAGAAGATGATGGAAAAACTGGAAGAAGCCGGTGAACTGGAAAATACAATTATTGTGGTAACCGCTGACAACGGAATGCCATTTCCCCGGATAAAAGGACAGGTTTATGAATATTCAAACCATCTCCCCCTGGCGATTATGTGGCCAAACGGGATTAAAAATCCTGGCCGGGTAGTCGATGATTTTGTAAACTTTATTGATTTTGCCCCCACCTATTTTGAAGTGGCTGGTATAAACCCGGAACAGGCGGGAATGCAAGCCATCAGCGGGAATAGCCTTACCGATATATTTTATTCAGAAAAAGAAGGCAAAGTAAATCCGGACCGTAATTTTGTTTTGGTGGGAAAGGAACGCCATGATGTAGGCCGCCCCAACGACGAAGGTTACCCGGTGCGAGGTATTTTAACCGATGGATTTTTATACCTCCATAACTTTAAACCCGACCGCTGGCCTCTGGGAAATCCGGAGACAGGGTATCTTAATTGTGATGGCAGCCCGACAAAAACCTACCTTCTGGATACCCGCCGGAAAAAAGGAGTTATGGAATACTGGCAACTCAATTTTGGAAAACGTGTGGAAGAGGAATTGTATAACATTACAGAAGATCCGTTTTGTATGAATAACCTGGCAAAAGACGAAAATTATTCAGAAGTAAAAACACGCTTAGAGGATGAAATGAAACAAAAACTTACCCAACAGAACGATCCTAGAATTTTAGGAAACGGAGATATTTTTGATAATTATGAATATTCGGGAGCAGTAAAAAATTACTATAACCGGTATATAAGTGGAGAAAATGTTCCGGCAGGATGGGTGAATAAAACAGATTATGATTCAGATCTTTTAGAGAAATAA
- a CDS encoding MFS transporter — protein MVRIKLSVMMLLQYMMYAVWWVPLAAYLTNLGVDSTQKALILSSMAFGCILSPVVGMVADKFIASQKVLAGLNLINAIMLLGAATTNNPNLLFIFLLIAMLGYMPSWGITSSISMAHLSSEEFPKVRVFGSIGWVASGIFSIIFIRFLNIDFDGTHIPFYCGAGVSFIAVLLNLTLPDTPPPAKGEKVSMIEIFGLGTIQMMKEKNFAVFILFSFLSMIPFAMYYSFFSEFLLHINTKYISVTMNWGVLAEMGFLLLVPPAIKKFGLRKVMVFGLIALCIRYLAFYMGGVVNLSWMFYIGILVHGLIFGFFYVAGQIYIDKKAPSQLKSQAQGFIFLVTYGVGLLVGNLICSRIIEHYKTAADYNWDAIWGIISVMSVVLLVGFIIFFKNKKNFLNVINE, from the coding sequence ATGGTTAGAATAAAACTTTCGGTAATGATGCTGCTCCAATACATGATGTACGCAGTTTGGTGGGTACCACTGGCAGCATATTTAACAAACCTTGGTGTCGACAGCACTCAAAAAGCCCTCATTTTAAGCTCAATGGCTTTCGGATGTATTTTATCTCCGGTAGTTGGAATGGTTGCCGACAAATTTATAGCCAGTCAGAAAGTATTGGCCGGGTTAAACTTAATAAACGCAATAATGCTGTTAGGTGCAGCAACAACAAATAATCCGAATCTGTTATTTATTTTTCTCCTGATTGCGATGTTAGGTTATATGCCTTCCTGGGGGATTACCAGTTCAATTTCCATGGCACATCTTTCTTCCGAAGAATTTCCAAAAGTAAGGGTATTTGGCTCGATAGGATGGGTTGCCTCCGGAATTTTCAGTATAATTTTTATCCGCTTTTTAAACATCGACTTCGACGGGACACATATTCCTTTTTATTGTGGCGCGGGAGTAAGTTTTATCGCGGTTTTGCTTAATCTTACTTTGCCCGACACTCCTCCTCCGGCAAAAGGAGAAAAAGTATCTATGATAGAAATATTCGGATTGGGTACAATTCAAATGATGAAGGAAAAAAACTTTGCCGTTTTTATTTTATTTTCATTTCTTTCAATGATTCCTTTTGCAATGTACTATTCCTTCTTTTCTGAATTTCTGTTACACATCAACACCAAATATATTTCGGTTACAATGAATTGGGGTGTACTGGCAGAAATGGGATTTTTGCTCCTGGTACCCCCGGCAATAAAAAAATTCGGGTTACGCAAAGTAATGGTATTTGGATTAATTGCACTCTGTATCCGATACCTTGCTTTTTACATGGGCGGCGTTGTAAACCTAAGCTGGATGTTTTACATCGGAATCCTGGTTCACGGATTGATATTTGGCTTCTTTTATGTTGCCGGCCAAATTTATATCGACAAAAAAGCTCCTTCTCAACTAAAATCTCAGGCGCAGGGTTTTATTTTCCTGGTCACTTACGGAGTAGGACTATTGGTCGGTAATCTGATTTGCAGCAGAATTATTGAGCATTATAAAACAGCAGCAGATTATAACTGGGATGCGATTTGGGGCATTATTTCCGTAATGTCGGTTGTATTATTGGTTGGATTTATAATCTTTTTCAAAAACAAAAAAAACTTTTTAAACGTAATCAATGAGTAA
- a CDS encoding sulfatase-like hydrolase/transferase, whose translation MKRTGTLFFVFILIVFFSFGQKKPNILWITIEDSSPQFFGCYGNKDASTPEIDKLAEEGIRFTNAFSTGTVCSPSRSTIITGVRTFKMGTGNHRSNYTIPEYIHGFPYYLQKQGYYVTNNAKTDYNVGNVKAFTEEAWNESSNRAGWWDRKPGQPFFAVFNYNDSHQSRTMTNTYQWYRENVWEQLPPEDRIGDNEFDMPPFYLDSPEMRKQFARVYNSIKLTDNKIGDLLERLEKDNLRDSTIIFFYADHGEGMPRGKTNGINYGYRVPFVIWFPEMYKELSPWGTQVVSDELIDFEDLAPTLINLAGGEIPDYLEGRILIGKNRSKPVDHLILSADRSDNGIDMVRSITDGRFVYSRNYLPFMPEARYIRYMEIGEIKQQMRNDLKAGLLNPLQKSLFEDRPAEFLFDIENDIWETKNLVNDPRYTSVLEEMRELLDEEVIKGRDVMFLPEYEIEKISEEKNAYEFRLNDEGYPISEIYNAASLSGKRDQKTAKQQVKLLNSSNKIVRYWAITGLCSQDPETLEKYRNKIIKAMDDTYLPVAINAAAIAYKEFDLKEAEEKLKDFCKNDNMNLALSAINHLLYADDKHPFVSTIKQVHEMPERNYNVKAACMDFLGSLGLVPNNPDYRE comes from the coding sequence ATGAAAAGGACCGGAACGCTTTTTTTTGTTTTTATCCTTATTGTTTTTTTCTCCTTTGGGCAGAAAAAACCCAATATTCTTTGGATAACCATCGAAGACTCATCTCCACAATTTTTTGGATGTTATGGAAATAAAGATGCAAGTACACCGGAGATCGACAAACTGGCAGAGGAAGGTATCCGCTTTACCAATGCTTTTTCAACCGGAACTGTTTGTTCTCCAAGCCGCTCAACAATTATAACCGGCGTTAGAACATTTAAAATGGGAACCGGAAACCACCGGAGCAATTATACCATTCCTGAATATATTCACGGATTTCCTTATTATCTTCAAAAGCAAGGCTATTACGTAACCAACAATGCCAAAACCGACTATAACGTGGGAAATGTTAAAGCGTTTACGGAAGAGGCTTGGAATGAAAGTTCGAATAGAGCCGGCTGGTGGGACAGAAAACCCGGGCAGCCGTTTTTTGCAGTTTTTAACTACAACGATTCACACCAATCCAGAACCATGACAAATACTTACCAATGGTACAGGGAGAATGTGTGGGAACAACTCCCTCCTGAAGACCGGATTGGTGACAACGAATTTGATATGCCCCCGTTTTACCTCGACAGTCCGGAAATGCGAAAACAATTTGCGCGTGTTTACAATTCGATAAAACTTACGGATAACAAGATTGGCGATTTGCTCGAACGACTTGAAAAAGACAATTTGCGCGACAGCACAATTATTTTCTTTTACGCCGACCATGGCGAAGGAATGCCTCGCGGAAAAACCAACGGAATCAATTATGGGTATCGTGTACCTTTTGTAATCTGGTTTCCCGAAATGTACAAAGAACTTTCTCCGTGGGGAACACAAGTTGTTTCTGACGAACTTATCGATTTCGAGGATTTGGCACCAACACTTATCAACCTTGCCGGCGGAGAAATACCTGATTATCTTGAAGGCCGGATTCTAATTGGTAAAAATCGGTCGAAACCTGTTGACCACCTTATTCTTTCTGCCGACCGTTCAGATAACGGAATTGATATGGTACGGAGTATTACTGATGGGAGGTTTGTGTATTCGCGCAACTATTTGCCTTTTATGCCGGAAGCACGTTACATCCGCTACATGGAAATAGGTGAGATAAAGCAGCAGATGCGCAACGACCTAAAAGCCGGCTTGTTAAACCCGCTACAGAAAAGTCTTTTTGAAGATCGTCCCGCTGAATTTTTATTTGATATAGAAAATGACATCTGGGAAACCAAAAATCTTGTAAATGACCCGAGATACACTAGTGTACTGGAAGAAATGCGCGAGTTGCTAGATGAGGAAGTGATTAAAGGACGCGATGTAATGTTTTTGCCCGAATATGAAATCGAAAAAATATCTGAAGAAAAAAATGCTTATGAATTCAGATTAAATGATGAAGGATATCCAATTAGCGAAATCTACAACGCAGCTTCGCTTTCGGGTAAAAGAGATCAAAAAACCGCAAAACAACAGGTTAAACTGTTAAACAGCTCCAATAAAATTGTACGTTATTGGGCCATAACCGGTCTTTGCTCACAAGATCCGGAGACACTTGAAAAATACAGGAATAAAATCATTAAAGCAATGGATGATACTTATCTTCCGGTAGCAATAAATGCTGCTGCAATTGCTTACAAAGAATTTGATTTAAAGGAAGCGGAGGAAAAGTTGAAAGATTTTTGCAAAAATGACAACATGAATCTTGCACTTTCTGCAATTAACCACCTGCTGTATGCCGACGATAAACACCCATTTGTAAGTACAATAAAACAAGTGCATGAAATGCCGGAGCGTAACTATAACGTAAAAGCTGCCTGTATGGATTTTCTGGGAAGTCTGGGACTGGTTCCCAATAATCCCGACTACAGGGAATAG
- a CDS encoding NAD(P)/FAD-dependent oxidoreductase — protein MSKVVVVGGGVIGLFSAWFLAKKGAEVTVIDKGDFSDGCSYGNAGLIVPSHVVPLASPGMLKKGVKNLFNSSSAVGFRFAPEKDLIRWYLKFVSVANERHVRNSIHILKELSLFSKDLFSEIKTSGELDFPLWKNGLLMLYQSEGTGADLQEEAKIARDAGLKVDELSLADILQLEPDAKPNVAGGFLYHSDNHLNPNVLMNVLKHTLQEKGIVFKPNCEVKKIQIESNKAVRIETENEDFDFDELVIAAGMWSRELLNQLHTKIDVQPGKGYSFVVNPSSPIHYPALLSDVNLAVTPLGNGAVRFGGGMEVGHKDYKINKRRVEKIIKSVGEFYPSEKQIEIKEKQIWQGHRPCSFDGLPYIGRVPKFQNIYVGTGHSMMGVTLGPVTGLLLSELISGERTSLDLKAFRIGR, from the coding sequence ATGAGTAAAGTAGTAGTGGTAGGCGGAGGTGTTATTGGTTTGTTTTCCGCCTGGTTTCTTGCAAAAAAAGGTGCGGAAGTTACAGTAATCGACAAAGGAGATTTTTCCGATGGATGTTCTTACGGAAATGCCGGACTTATTGTCCCAAGCCATGTTGTTCCGCTGGCTTCACCGGGAATGTTGAAAAAAGGCGTCAAAAATCTTTTCAATTCCTCTTCTGCTGTGGGATTTCGTTTTGCGCCTGAAAAGGATTTAATCCGATGGTATCTGAAATTTGTTTCGGTGGCCAATGAGCGGCATGTTCGAAATTCAATCCATATTCTGAAGGAATTAAGTTTGTTCAGTAAAGATTTATTTTCTGAAATTAAAACTTCGGGTGAATTGGATTTTCCGCTTTGGAAGAACGGTCTGCTAATGTTGTACCAGTCAGAGGGAACCGGAGCAGATTTGCAGGAGGAAGCAAAAATCGCGCGAGATGCGGGTTTAAAAGTCGATGAGTTGTCGTTGGCAGATATTCTCCAACTAGAGCCTGATGCCAAACCAAATGTCGCCGGCGGCTTTCTTTATCATTCCGATAATCATCTAAATCCAAATGTTTTAATGAATGTATTAAAACATACACTGCAGGAGAAAGGAATTGTTTTCAAACCAAATTGTGAGGTAAAGAAGATACAAATCGAGTCAAACAAGGCGGTTAGGATAGAAACAGAAAACGAAGATTTTGATTTTGATGAATTGGTAATAGCAGCCGGGATGTGGAGCAGGGAGTTGTTAAATCAGCTACACACAAAAATTGATGTTCAGCCCGGGAAAGGATACAGTTTCGTAGTGAACCCATCTTCCCCCATTCATTATCCTGCGTTACTTTCCGATGTGAATTTGGCAGTTACTCCGCTTGGAAACGGGGCTGTTCGGTTTGGAGGAGGAATGGAAGTGGGACACAAGGATTATAAGATAAACAAAAGACGTGTAGAAAAAATTATTAAATCAGTGGGCGAATTTTATCCTTCTGAAAAACAAATTGAAATAAAAGAAAAGCAAATCTGGCAAGGCCACCGGCCCTGTTCCTTTGATGGATTGCCTTATATTGGACGTGTTCCAAAGTTTCAAAATATTTATGTTGGGACAGGGCACTCTATGATGGGGGTAACCTTGGGACCCGTAACAGGCTTGCTCCTCAGCGAATTAATTTCCGGTGAAAGAACAAGCCTCGATCTTAAAGCTTTTAGAATCGGACGATAA